The genomic DNA ACGCCTGCGCGCCACCGCCGCCGTCTATGCACGGATGCCGGAAACCCAGCGCCGTGCGCTGGGGGAGCGCTATGCGGCGCTGGATGCCTTCGAGCGCGACGGGTGGCGCCTGGGGCCGGTGCTCGGTGCCGACTGGCCGCAGCTGCACGGCCTGTTCGCACTGGTGCCGGACGACCAGCGGCTGGCGTTGCTGGCGATGCTGCGCAGCCTCGACGACTCCGCACGCGCCGACCTGGCGATGATCGCGCAGCGCACCCCGCCGGAGGAACGCGACGCGCTGCGCCGCAGGCTGCTGTCGATGCCGGAGGCCGCGCGCGCCGACTGGCTGCGCGTGCAGGCCTCGCCGAACTAGTGGCCCGCGGCTACATCGTGAACAGCGAGAAGCCGATCACGCCCACCGCGACGGTACCGAACAGCATCGCGTAGACGTAGCCGATCGCCAGGTACTTGAGCACGGTCAGCCACCAGGCCTGGCGGTACACGCGGCGCTGCATCCACAGCAGGTACAGCGGCATCCAGCAGACCAACGCGAAGACCAGCGCCGACAGTACGGTGCCGATGACGGGCACCCGCGCCCCGGCCCAGTCGCCCAGGGCACTGGTGCAGAACACCAGCAACAGCGCCAGCATCAGCCAGGCGTGGCTGTAGAGCGCGATCACCACGTGCTCGAGGTAGGGCCTGCGGGTGAAGAAGTAGGCGATCCGCAGCAGCACCGCGAACAGCGGCACCAGCACGAACAGCGTGGCCGGGGCGGCGCCGAACAGGAACTGCGCGATGGCGCGGGGGTCGCGGGCCAGCCGCTCCCAGTTGCGCATCGTGCGGTCGACGAAGGCATTGCCGCTGGCGACGGTCTCCGCAGTGCCGGTATCGGCACCGTCGGGATCCGCCGCCGTTGCCGCGGGACGGGCCGCCACCGCGTCGGATCCATCTGCGGGCTCCGGTGACGGCGTCGCGCGCGGGGTGGGTTCGGCGCCGAGTTCGAGGATGCGGGCATCGGCGGCGGCGTCGATCCGGCGCTGTGCCTCGGCGAATACGAAGCCCAGTGCACGCGGGGCATCGTCGCGTGCGAGGTCGCGCAGCAGGTGCGCGCGTTCGCGTTCGACCGCGGCGACCGAGTCCAGCGCGGCGAACGATTCCTCCAGACCTTCCGGCGCCGCGCGCGGCGGCGCCGCCGGACCTGCCCCCTCGGCAAGGCTGGCCGCGTCCTGCGGCAGCGGGTCGGTATCGACGCTGATGACCGGGGTCATCACCAGCTTGGCGGTGAAGAAGGTCAGTGCCGTCAGCACCACGAACAGCCGCAGCGGCGCGATGTAGCGCACCCGGTGGCCGGCGAGGTAGGCATTGGCCACGCGCCCGGGCACGAACAGGTCGCGCAGGGTGCGGAACACCCGGCCATCGAGGTGCCAGAACGACTCGAAGATCTCCTCCACCGCATGGCCGAAGTGGCGGGTGGGGTTGTGCGCCGACTGCCCGCACAGGTGGCAGTAGCCGCCCTGCAGCCAGGTGCCGCAGTTCTCGCAGGTGGACCGGTGGTGCCCGGTCGCGGCCGCGGTGTTCATCGTGGTGGTCCCCGGTGCCGCGGCGCGATGTCGCGGTGGGCGGTTAAGATACCGGCCCGCCGCGACCCGGTGCCAGCGCCTTTCCGGCGCGGCCGCAGCCGTGGTCCGAGCCGTCCATGCCTTCCCCTTCCCCCCGGGCGCCCTTCCGCAGCGAAGTGCGCACCACAGCCGTGCTGGCCGCGCCGCTGGTCGCAGGCCACGTGGCCACCGGCCTGATCGGCCTCGTCGACAGCGTGATCGCCGGCCGCCACGGCACCGCCACGCTGGCCGCGGTGTCGGTGGGCACGGCGATGTTCTGGCTGCCGATCATGATCCCGATGGGCACGCTGATGGCGCTACCGCCGTCGGTGTCGCAGCTCCAGGGCGCCGGCCGCCGCGCCGAGATCGGCCCGCTGTTCCGGCAGTCGCTGTGGCTGGCGACGGCGCTGGGCCTGCTGCTGTTCGCGTTCATGACCCTGTCGGTGCACGCGCTGGCGCCGATGGGCATCGATGCCAGCCTGGTGCCGGGGGCGAGCGCGTTCCTGCATGGCATCCGCTGGGGGGTGCCGGCGCTGACCGCGTACTACTGCATGCGCTATCTCAGCGACGGCCTGCACTGGACGCTGCCGACGATGCTGTTCGGCTTCGGCGGGCTGCTGGTGCTGCTGCCGCTGGGCACGGTGATGACCTTCGGCCTGTTCGGGCTGCCGGAGATGGGGGCGGCCGGGCTCGGCTACGCCTCGTCGGCGATGCTGTGGGCGCAGGCGCTGGGCTTCGCCCTCTACCTGTCGCGCGCGAAGCGTTTTGCCGACCTC from Luteimonas sp. YGD11-2 includes the following:
- a CDS encoding DUF3106 domain-containing protein; this encodes MRRSAVLLLAAALLALPARALPPQLLKQLDALPPAERARVQQQVRQWRQMPADRQQALRQRVVEWDALDPAVKQARRAAWETWQALPEADRARLRATAAVYARMPETQRRALGERYAALDAFERDGWRLGPVLGADWPQLHGLFALVPDDQRLALLAMLRSLDDSARADLAMIAQRTPPEERDALRRRLLSMPEAARADWLRVQASPN
- a CDS encoding DUF3667 domain-containing protein; the encoded protein is MNTAAATGHHRSTCENCGTWLQGGYCHLCGQSAHNPTRHFGHAVEEIFESFWHLDGRVFRTLRDLFVPGRVANAYLAGHRVRYIAPLRLFVVLTALTFFTAKLVMTPVISVDTDPLPQDAASLAEGAGPAAPPRAAPEGLEESFAALDSVAAVERERAHLLRDLARDDAPRALGFVFAEAQRRIDAAADARILELGAEPTPRATPSPEPADGSDAVAARPAATAADPDGADTGTAETVASGNAFVDRTMRNWERLARDPRAIAQFLFGAAPATLFVLVPLFAVLLRIAYFFTRRPYLEHVVIALYSHAWLMLALLLVFCTSALGDWAGARVPVIGTVLSALVFALVCWMPLYLLWMQRRVYRQAWWLTVLKYLAIGYVYAMLFGTVAVGVIGFSLFTM